The sequence CGTTTATGCTTGCATTTGTTTACTGATGGCTATCTCTTATGTTGATTGTTTTTAGTTTCTTGGATAAAGCAGCAATAGTGACTGACGAAGACAATTTGAAATCGGGTCAAATCCCAAACCTATGGAAGCTAAACACAGTCCACCGAGTCGAAGAGCTAAAATCTGTGATCCGAATGGGTCCAATTGGAGCTTCTGGGATCCTACTAATCACAGCCTATGCTCAACAAGGAACATTCTCTCTTCAACAAGCCAAAACCACGAATCGACACTTAACCAAATCATTCCAAATCCCGGCCGGTTCAATGTCCGTCTTCACAACCGTTGCAATGCTCTCCACTATCATCTTCTACGACCGCTTCTTGGTAAAAATAGCCAGAAAATTCACCGGTCTCGAGCGAGGAATCACATTCCTCCATCGTATGGGAGTTGGATTCGTAATCTCGATCATCGCAACTCTTGTCGCTGGATTTGTTGAGATCAAGCGCAAGCATGTTGCTATCGAGCATGGCCTTTTGGATAAACCACACACAATGGTTCCTATCTCGTTTCTTTGGCTGATTCCTCAGTACAGTCTCCATGGAGTTGCCGAGGCTTTCATGTCGATCGGACATTTGGAGTTTTTTTATGACCAAGCGCCGGAGAGTATGAGGAGTACTGCCATGGCGCTTTTTTGGATGGCCATTTCGATCGGGAACTATGTGAGCACTTTGCTTGTGACTTTGGTTCATAAATTCAGTGCCAAATCGGATGGAAGCAATTGGTTACCGGATAACAATCTAAACCGAGGAAAGCTTGAATACTTTTACTGGTTAATCACCTTGTTACAAGTAGTTAATCTCGTGTATTATCTCTGGTGTGCCAAGATTTACACGTATAAACCGGTTCAAGTGCATCATAGTAAGGAAGTCAATAGTTCGTTTAGAGATGAATTTGAGCTATCCAATAGGAGTTTAGTTGATGCATGATTCTCTTGTGTATGTGTAAATTCAATAATATTGTTTATAAATTCAATAAAACAGAAAGAGTGACTTTTTTCATATTAGTGTTTGAGACGGATAAAGAAACCAATCCAAACTGAATTAACATAACattgaaaaaccaaaaaatccaaaatattctaACCCAAACACCTGAACCGATTTGAACTGGGTTGAAGATGTATCATCTCAAGATCTCGGACGTGGTAGTCGGGTAGACAAGGTTTAGATCTATTCTGAGCCATCTTCGAACAATACTTAATGATGAACAGTTGCAGAGTTACATAATTGAATTTCTAGTAGCTGTCTGCACGATCCTAGCTTTGAGTAACAATCTTGTCgataaaatgtaaattaaaatccTTGGATTGTGAGAATGTCAAGTTCGTGGGAACTTCTGTATTTGGCTCTTCGGTTGGGTAGCCTTTAACTGCCTATTGTAATGTTTTCCTCTTTTGAAGtacatattatatatctaaTGGGCATCTGCTCAGTGCGATTTTGGATTTTAGATTATTGTGAtgcaaaatctttttttttttgaatgtaGATTTAGCTCGTCATGACATCGAAATTTGTTTCGGTACATACAGGTAACAGTGGACATAGAGCTTTCAATACGTGTAGCA comes from Brassica rapa cultivar Chiifu-401-42 chromosome A02, CAAS_Brap_v3.01, whole genome shotgun sequence and encodes:
- the LOC103852507 gene encoding protein NRT1/ PTR FAMILY 3.1 — its product is MEEKSKNKISEEEKQFHGSSSRPKGGLITMPFIFANEICEKLAVVGFHANMISYLTTQLHLPLTKAANTLTNFAGTSSLTPLLGAFVADSFAGRFWTITFASIIYQIGMTLLTISAIIPTLRPPPCKGEEVCVVADTAQLSILYIALLLGALGSGGIRPCVVAFGADQFDESDPKQTTKTWNYFNGYYFCMGAANLVAVTVLVYIQDNVGWGLGLGIPTVAMFLSVIAFVGGFRLYRHLIPSGSPFTRLIQVAVSAFRKRKLRMVSDPTLLYTNNEIDAPISLGGNLTHTKHMSFLDKAAIVTDEDNLKSGQIPNLWKLNTVHRVEELKSVIRMGPIGASGILLITAYAQQGTFSLQQAKTTNRHLTKSFQIPAGSMSVFTTVAMLSTIIFYDRFLVKIARKFTGLERGITFLHRMGVGFVISIIATLVAGFVEIKRKHVAIEHGLLDKPHTMVPISFLWLIPQYSLHGVAEAFMSIGHLEFFYDQAPESMRSTAMALFWMAISIGNYVSTLLVTLVHKFSAKSDGSNWLPDNNLNRGKLEYFYWLITLLQVVNLVYYLWCAKIYTYKPVQVHHSKEVNSSFRDEFELSNRSLVDA